TATAGATTATTTCCCTTTCCATGTCAAAGTCTTTCCATCTGCCCTATCGGTTACCAATGCAGCCCTAAACGCCACAAACCCATGCGGTCTTGGGTTTGAGTCCCAGCTGCACCATTTTTGTTCATTTCCACCATTCTCATTTTTTTAGACAAATTATTTTTTCGAGCACGCAAGAGATCTGAGTACCGTTATATTAAGAAAAAAATGGGACAATGACCCATACAACACCACTCGCACAACCTATTGCTTTTTTGTTCATTTTCCACCCTTCTCATTTTTTTAGAGAGAATCCACCCTTCTCATTTGCCCACCCCGAATGGGCCTAATTGGATGGTGTTGGCCCATTAGTCTAGCCAACACTGGGCTCTTGGCTCTGAATTTGGCCCCTAGAGAAACCTTTTTTTACATAAAGGCAGAGCAGAGAGCTGCATTAATTTCATTGATCAAAGTTTCTGAATTTCTCATTTCTTCTCCCATTTTTCAACATTTTTTCATACAATTACAAGCTTACAAATTCCTCCCAAATTAATGCCTTTCCATACAATTTGAACATTACGCCTAGTGCGATTAGCATACCTACAAATGCCCAACTGTAATTGCAAATGGGTATTTGTGCTTGATCTTTGAGCTTCCTAATCTTCTGGTTCAACCTCCTAAGCTTAACAGCTACCTCTCTGTCATTGCGTGCTCCGCCCTCCGTCTCTTCTTCCGGAGCTCGTGCTGCGACCGATGCCGCTCGTGGCAGGATGGGCAACCATTCTTCGTGCTCTTCTAACAGTTCAGTCATCAAAGTCTTGGCCAGAGCATTGACCCAAAGGAAGAAACATTTCATCTGCATGAACGCCAAATAGATCAACCGTATTGCTCAAGTATCCCGACCAcgaaaatggtgcaattgcccCGATTCTTACCCCATTCTCGCTGCACACGTAGAACGGACGATTATGGTTCTTCGGTGTGCGCGAAACCGTCCGATCAACCTCCGCCCGGCACCACGGACAGAGGAAGATCGACATCTCCACGCGCGCCGGAATCTTGATCCGCGGGGTGGCGCGGGAGCTAGAAGATGACATTGAGCTCGGGACGGAAGGGGATCTCAACGCCGCCGCGCCCTCCACAGCAATCTTCCCACCGCCCGGAGATGAAGGGGATCTTCATGCCGCCCTCTCGGTCGCCTGCACCCTGCTCCTAGCTACCAACAGTGGTCGCCACCCACCTCTGCGCGTGTCCGCCTCCCACCCCGTCCCCCGCTCGGCTGATTCATTGCTCACCGTTGCGAGCGTCGGGGGCGCGCCGCCGCTTTTATCGCACACCCGTGGCCAGCAACGGCTCTCTGCTGGGTCCCATAAGACACAAGAGCAACGGTTCTCTGCTTGGTCCCACAAGCCACGAGAGCAACAACCAGCAACGGTCTGATCCTGTAGCGCGTCTCCGCCTGCTGCCTGGTCCCACCTGTAAGGGCCGAGTCAAACACGTTGACCTGACGGAGACGTCACGGAACGAGTTGGTGCGCACAGACTAGGGGCTATTGCCTTTGCCCCCATGTGAATGCAAGTTGCTCATTCATCAACAGTTACCACTATCAGAAAAACTCCAGCATACTGATTTCTTTCACATGCACGCTGCTATTTTTACAAGAGTACATACTCCAATTTTAATGGCATCGATGCAAATTCTCTCTGATTAATAGATTGAGAGCTCTACTGAATTCATTAGCTACGGCAAACACACATACAAAACCTTTCTCAAAGGCAGTGTTTTGCAAAAACACTGAATGAATAAGGTCAACTGGTACCCATAATAACCGATTCTGATTGAACCTTTTAGTACACTAGCAGGTTCACAATCTCCACTAGGATTTAGGATAACCATAATAACCGATTGTTATGGAAAGGAAGACCAGATACGGTATAATTTAGCCCCATGGAACTAATACTTGTCCAGAACAAGAGACATGGCTAGGTAAACAAGAACAAAGCTAACAAGGCTTAGTCTGTAGGTTCACCAGGAATTTGCTCTGAACTGAAAATCAAGCTAGCAGGCGTGCAAGCATCAGCAAACTGAGCAGCATAATTCAAGTTGATTCCAAAGcacacaaacaaattcttcagctgacagaAGAGCCAATTCTTGGAGGAAGCGCAAGCATGGCTTGAAGGTAAAGCTGCCGCCCATCTGCATCTACTAATGACTCCGAGAATAACCGATTCGGGGCTGTAAAAATGTTTAATGTTCATGCACTATTCTgacccgatttgtcttttttgctgtgAGCTGCTCAGAAGTTCAAATGATCTAAAATTTAGAGCGAACCTCACATGATAATTGTCAACCATTCAAAAATAATGAAATTTTTTGATTTTCGTTTGATTTTTTTCCTGGCCAAGTGCAGCTGAGCCTGGGCACCAGAACGCGGCACTCGTGTTGTGTATTATTTTTCACAAGACTAAGGAAATGGATATGGCACAGTGACCCGGTTTCTTCCTTCTGGGAGCGGGCAATGAAGTGTTCTTCTGCAGTTGGTGTCCCTCCAGGGAACTTCGCCTTCCCTCTGGAGCCCACTGTTGCCGCAGGTGTTAGCATTAGTACTTCAAGTTGTgtttcttttcttattttgtttgcCTGTGAGGCCGGTTTGTTGATAGCTGTTTGTAGGCACTCTGTATCTTTTGCCGCTTTGTTTTCATATTTGCTTGTTTGTATGTTGCAGTGTAATTCTGACCTGTTGATGACTTTATTAATTGAAAGCCAGATGTACTCGAGCCTTCGTTCTAAAAAAGAGAATGATAAATACGTCTATAACTTTAGAGAGGACCATGAATGATATTAAAGGGCTTGCTAAACATTGTGCTATGAATGGAACTTTGTTAGATCTCAGTCGGCTGAGATCTAGCAAAACCGACGCTATAATTTGCGGTCATCGCTCATCACTCTATGGAATAGCAAATCTGCTTGAAGGCTTGTACGTGCTCGTGGTCAAGAGCCACGAACAGATGGGCGCCACCCTTGGCAGCGCACGACGGCACCAAGATCATTACTCCATCGATGGGAAGGTCCGGCGATAGGAAGGCGCACGGCGGCCCACCGCCGAAGTCAAGGTTATGAAAGCCAAACCCGAGCCAGCTATCCACCTCCAGGTCAGGGCAGAACGCCATGCCCGGCGTTGCTGCCGTGGACGCTAGTTTCATGTCGCGCTTTGCCTCCCCGAAGTCCACGAACGACTGGATGTACTCGTCATTCACGCGCGCAACGGCGTCGCGGATAACGCCGACCACGGTGGGGTAGCTGGAGGACAGGAGATCCTGGACCCGCATCCTCGGTAACGCCCAGAGGACCATGTTTCCGAAGAAGTCCATGGGCACCGGAGGCTTGGCCCGGCCTCGGCAGTTTACGGCGACCCTCACCTGCGTGAAATCATCCGGGGCCAGGTCGCGCGCCGCCGTGACCTTCTTCCATGCGTGCGCAAGGAGGCACTGGAACGTGCTGCATGGCGCCCCCACACGGGCCTTGAGCTCAGCGACGAACTCGCCCGGGAAGTGCAGCGCCAGGTTCTTGATCCTGTCCAAGGGGAGCACTCTGTAGGAGCGGCTGGAGCTGTGCTCGCCCTTGAACTCGATGCTTCCGTGATCGAACGCCGGCAACGGCGGGCTGCGTGGGTTGTCGGTGGCTCCACGGTCGAGGAACGGCGACGGCAGGGCAGCGGaatttttttttttaaacaaggcaaaagatttgccatttTCATTGATTAAGAGAGAAGTTTTAACAGGAACCCGCAAGGCGGGAGAATGGAGTCTACTCTCGCGGCATTACATTACAGAGGTGTCTAGCGCTTGCAAGCGCCCAAATACGAGCCTCCTCCTTTATCCTAGCAGTGACCATGGTCACCGTGGTAACGACATTCCTAAAAACTCCTGCATTGAGCTCATTCCAGAGTTCCCAGGAAACAAGCATGAGCATGGAGGCCAGAGCCTTCCTCGGGGGCCCCCTATCTAGGATAGTCTTGAACCACCATtcctttacagaaatttcgtaaCGCCAGCCCGCAATGATAGCACTGTTTATGCCGATCCATGAAGCCACATTAGCCCAAATGCGTTGGGAAAATCTGCATTGGAATAGGAGATGTGGTGCAGATTCAGTAACTTACTTGCATAAAGTGCAGAGCCCACAATTGGGCCAGCCCCGACGCTGCAGCCTGTCCGCTGTCCAAACACGATTCTGGATGACGAGCCAAGCAAAAAACTTGCACTTGGGAGGAGCCCAAGCTTTCCAAACGGACATGTTCATGTTGCTCCTGAGATGGCCCTCGAACTGCGCCATGTAGGCCGAAGAAGCGGAATACTCGCCACTTGTAGTGAGCTTCCATAGGATAGTATCACGGACACCCGCAACAAGGTTGATCGTAGACACCCTTTCCCAAAGGAGGGCGAACTCCTGGATGTGCCCCAAGGATAGGCCGTGCTGGGTGTTTATTTGGCTGACCCAGAAATTGTTCAGGAGTGCCTTTTGGACTGTGCACGTCTTTTTCTTAGAGATGTCGTAGAGAGCGGGTGCAATGTCTTTCGGCCTGATCCCATCCAGCCAAGAGGAGTTCCAGAAGCTCGCGCTGCAACCGTCTCCGATGTGAACCATGGTGGCAGCCGCAAAAATGTCTCTGTCCTTGTCAGTACATGGTGTTCCAGTGCCTAGCCAAAGCTTAGGGGGGTCTGCCCATTCATACCAAAGCCAACGAAGACGCAAGGCGGTTGCAAATTTCTCGAGGTTGAGCACTCCTAGCCCATCATAAATCCTTGGCTTACAACAAGTTCCCAATTAACTTTGCATTTTCTTCCCGTGACCTTGTCACAACCTGCCCA
This sequence is a window from Aegilops tauschii subsp. strangulata cultivar AL8/78 chromosome 7, Aet v6.0, whole genome shotgun sequence. Protein-coding genes within it:
- the LOC109785467 gene encoding tryptamine hydroxycinnamoyltransferase 1-like, producing the protein MAVSVEITRKAVLRPSPESAWGGAKKVPITVFDRASTDGYIPTVFAWSSPAPTNGTLKDGLLATVARFPHLAGRFAVDNNGRKFLHLNNAGVLVIEATARADLATALAHDASAHIAELYPKAEKEHVDEPIFQVQLTRYTCGGLVIGMASHHQVADGQSMSGFSASWATAVRTNSAALPSPFLDRGATDNPRSPPLPAFDHGSIEFKGEHSSSRSYRVLPLDRIKNLALHFPGEFVAELKARVGAPCSTFQCLLAHAWKKVTAARDLAPDDFTQVRVAVNCRGRAKPPVPMDFFGNMVLWALPRMRVQDLLSSSYPTVVGVIRDAVARVNDEYIQSFVDFGEAKRDMKLASTAATPGMAFCPDLEVDSWLGFGFHNLDFGGGPPCAFLSPDLPIDGVMILVPSCAAKGGAHLFVALDHEHVQAFKQICYSIE